A stretch of the Gracilinanus agilis isolate LMUSP501 chromosome 4, AgileGrace, whole genome shotgun sequence genome encodes the following:
- the OARD1 gene encoding ADP-ribose glycohydrolase OARD1 isoform X1: MASSPDEDPGENRIVYVKGDLFACPQTDSLAHCISEDCRMGAGIAVLFKKKFGGVQELLNQQKKSGEVAVLKRDERYIYYLITKKRASHKPTYENLQKSLEAMKTHCLKNGVTDLSMPRIGCGLDRLQWEKVSAMIEEVFEGTDIRITVYTL; encoded by the exons ATGGCCAGCAGCCCTGATGAAGATCCAGGAGAGAACAGA ATTGTATATGTGAAAGGGGACCTTTTTGCATGCCCCCAAACAGACTCATTGGCACACTGCATCAGTGAGGATTGTCGAATGGGTGCTGGGATAGCTGTTCTCTTCAAAAAGAAGTTTGGAGGGGTGCAAGAGCTCTTGAATCAAC aaaagaaatctggagaagTGGCAGTGCTAAAGAGAGATGAAAGATATATATACTACCTG ATTACAAAGAAGAGGGCTTCTCACAAGCCAACTTATGAGAACTTGCAAAAGAGTTTAGAGGCCATGAAAACCCATTGTCTGAAGAATGGGGTCACTGACCTCTCCATGCCTAG GATTGGATGTGGTCTTGACCGCCTACAGTGGGAGAAAGTGTCTGCAATGATTGAAGAGGTGTTTGAGGGCACAGACATCAGGATTACTGTATATACTCTCTGA
- the APOBEC2 gene encoding C->U-editing enzyme APOBEC-2: protein MAEKEQAAAAPQNGEGDSENLDDPEKLKELIELPPFEIVTGERLPVNFFKFQFRNVEYSSGRNKTFLCYVVEVQGKDGQGQISRGYLEDEHAAAHAEEAFFKTILPTFDPALRYNVTWYVSSSPCAACADRISSTLSKTKNLRMLLLVGRLFMWEEPEIKTALKKLKESGCKLRIMKPQDFEYVWQNFVEQEEGESKDFVPWEDIQENFLYYEEKLAEVLH from the exons ATGGCTGAGAAAGAACAGGCTGCCGCTGCTCCTCAGAATGGAGAGGGGGACTCTGAGAACCTGGATGACCCTGAGAAATTGAAGGAGCTGATTGAGTTACCGCCCTTTGAGATTGTCACAGG GGAACGACTCCCTGTCAATTTCTTTAAGTTTCAGTTCAGGAATGTGGAGTACAGCTCTGGACGAAATAAGACCTTCCTGTGCTATGTGGTGGAAGTCCAAGGCAAGGATGGCCAAGGGCAGATATCTCGGGGCTACCTGGAAGATGAGCATGCAGCAGCTCATGCTGAAGAGGCCTTCTTCAAAACCATCCTGCCCACCTTTGACCCTGCCCTTCGCTACAATGTCACTTGGTATGTCTCCTCCAGCCCTTGCGCAGCCTGTGCTGACCGAATCTCAAGCACCCTGAGCAAAACCAAGAACCTGAGGATGCTCCTCTTGGTGGGTCGGCTCTTTATGTGGGAGGAGCCCGAGATCAAGACAGCTTTGAAGAAGTTGAAGGAATCCGGATGCAAGCTACGAATCATGAAGCCCCAGGATTTCGAGTATGTATGGCAGAATTTCGTGGAGCAAGAAGAGGGAGAGTCGAAGGACTTTGTGCCCTGGGAGGACATTCAGGAGAACTTCCTTTACTACGAGGAAAAGCTGGCTGAGGTCCTACACTGA
- the OARD1 gene encoding ADP-ribose glycohydrolase OARD1 isoform X3: MASSPDEDPGENRIVYVKGDLFACPQTDSLAHCISEDCRMGAGIAVLFKKKFGGVQELLNQRLDVVLTAYSGRKCLQ; this comes from the exons ATGGCCAGCAGCCCTGATGAAGATCCAGGAGAGAACAGA ATTGTATATGTGAAAGGGGACCTTTTTGCATGCCCCCAAACAGACTCATTGGCACACTGCATCAGTGAGGATTGTCGAATGGGTGCTGGGATAGCTGTTCTCTTCAAAAAGAAGTTTGGAGGGGTGCAAGAGCTCTTGAATCAAC GATTGGATGTGGTCTTGACCGCCTACAGTGGGAGAAAGTGTCTGCAATGA
- the OARD1 gene encoding ADP-ribose glycohydrolase OARD1 isoform X2, which translates to MASSPDEDPGENRIVYVKGDLFACPQTDSLAHCISEDCRMGAGIAVLFKKKFGGVQELLNQQKKSGEVAVLKRDERYIYYLDWMWS; encoded by the exons ATGGCCAGCAGCCCTGATGAAGATCCAGGAGAGAACAGA ATTGTATATGTGAAAGGGGACCTTTTTGCATGCCCCCAAACAGACTCATTGGCACACTGCATCAGTGAGGATTGTCGAATGGGTGCTGGGATAGCTGTTCTCTTCAAAAAGAAGTTTGGAGGGGTGCAAGAGCTCTTGAATCAAC aaaagaaatctggagaagTGGCAGTGCTAAAGAGAGATGAAAGATATATATACTACCTG GATTGGATGTGGTCTTGA